A genomic stretch from Anaerolineae bacterium includes:
- the glgC gene encoding glucose-1-phosphate adenylyltransferase, whose protein sequence is MKIRAVILAGGEGSRLSILTAKRTKPAVPFAGKYRIIDFVLSNCVNSGIFDVMVVAQYRPHSLIEHIGSGAPWDLNRDWTGGVRIYTPYRSRTHSGWFVGTADAVQQNFRFVKHGHPDLVLILSGDHIYKMDYDPLITFHLDHQADLTMGVIHVPLEEAPRFGIVDIDQDYRVTDFVEKPAQPPSNLANMGIYLFNLEVLDRVLWEDAHREDSSHDFGKDILPRMVRDGFRVFAFPYAGYWMDVGTVQSYWQAHMDLLQYPPSLDLNDRSWIIHTRTEERPPARIRQGAQAHDSLISDGCIIEPGALVERSVLSPGVRIRAGAVVRESVVLTDTEIGPEAHLEHAILDKHVRVGAKARIGALREPLELTLVGKNAHLPSGLVLEPGVVIGTDVQPEDFPSRHLPGGTTLHTERRGYEA, encoded by the coding sequence ATGAAAATCCGCGCCGTCATCCTGGCCGGCGGCGAAGGCTCTCGCCTGAGCATCCTCACCGCCAAACGCACCAAGCCCGCCGTCCCGTTTGCAGGCAAATACCGCATCATCGACTTCGTGCTCTCCAACTGCGTCAACTCGGGCATCTTCGATGTCATGGTGGTGGCCCAGTACCGCCCCCACTCCCTCATCGAACACATCGGCTCTGGTGCCCCTTGGGACCTCAACCGCGACTGGACGGGCGGCGTGCGCATCTATACCCCGTACCGCTCCCGCACCCACAGCGGATGGTTCGTCGGCACCGCCGACGCGGTGCAGCAAAACTTCCGCTTTGTGAAACATGGGCACCCGGACCTGGTGCTCATCCTCTCGGGGGATCACATCTACAAGATGGATTACGACCCCCTCATCACCTTCCACCTGGACCACCAGGCCGACCTGACCATGGGGGTCATCCACGTCCCCCTGGAAGAAGCCCCCCGCTTCGGCATCGTGGACATCGATCAGGACTACCGGGTCACGGACTTCGTGGAAAAGCCCGCCCAGCCCCCCTCTAACCTGGCCAACATGGGCATCTATCTCTTCAACTTAGAGGTGCTCGACCGGGTGTTATGGGAAGACGCCCACCGCGAGGACTCCTCCCACGACTTCGGCAAAGACATCCTCCCCCGCATGGTGCGGGACGGTTTTCGCGTTTTCGCCTTCCCCTACGCCGGATACTGGATGGATGTGGGCACCGTGCAATCCTACTGGCAGGCGCACATGGACCTGCTGCAATACCCACCCTCCCTGGACCTCAACGACCGCTCTTGGATCATCCACACCCGCACCGAGGAGCGACCTCCGGCCCGCATCCGCCAGGGGGCCCAGGCGCACGACAGCCTGATCTCCGACGGATGCATCATCGAACCAGGAGCGCTGGTGGAGCGCAGCGTGCTCTCCCCCGGCGTGCGGATACGCGCCGGCGCCGTGGTGCGGGAATCCGTGGTGCTCACCGACACGGAAATCGGCCCCGAAGCCCATCTGGAACACGCCATCCTCGACAAGCATGTCCGCGTAGGGGCCAAAGCCCGCATCGGCGCCCTCCGCGAGCCCCTGGAACTGACCCTGGTGGGAAAAAACGCCCATCTTCCTTCCGGCCTGGTCCTGGAGCCAGGCGTGGTCATCGGCACCGATGTCCAGCCGGAAGACTTTCCCTCCCGCCACCTGCCCGGTGGCACCACCCTCCACACGGAGCGACGCGGCTATGAGGCTTAA